The Phragmites australis chromosome 15, lpPhrAust1.1, whole genome shotgun sequence genome window below encodes:
- the LOC133892276 gene encoding protein TRANSPARENT TESTA GLABRA 1-like, producing MDHLKPPSMAISAAPDTSNPHAFTCKLPHLIYALTFSLIIPVIVFDSFLKDLHNRVSLLSFDPVHPSAASFHALLGLSFDHSYPATKLHLNPEPPPHPLLASSSDVLCL from the coding sequence ATGGATCATCTGAAGCCTCCTTCCATGGCCATCTCGGCGGCGCCAGACACGTCGAACCCTCATGCCTTCACCTGCAAGCTCCCGCACTTGATCTATGCGCTCACCTTCTCCCTGATCATTCCCGTCATCGTGTTCGACAGCTTCCTCAAGGACCTCCACAACCGtgtctccctcctctccttcgACCCTGTCCACCCCTCTGCAGCCTCCTTTCACGCCCTCCTCGGGCTATCCTTTGACCACTCTTACCCAGCCACCAAGCTCCATCTCAACCCCGAGCCGCCGCCCCACCCCCTCCTTGCATCCTCCTCCGACGTGCTCTGCCTTTGA